Sequence from the Mesorhizobium sp. PAMC28654 genome:
TGCGTATGAGCCGGAGGAGTTCGCGCCTTGGGTAATCGAGCCCTACGGCAAGGGTCTCGTTGCCTTCTCAAAATCGAATGATGGCAAGAAGCAACTCACGCTATTTTGTAAGAACGGCCATATGCGATTTCTTCTGCGAGCAGAAGGTTCGCCTTACAGCACGACTTTTTCCAGTGATGTCGGTGGGCTCAAAGGATTCGAAATTGTGGGCGCTGCCGTTGTGGCGCCGGACTTCAAGCTCGAAGTCAAGAATGATACGTTGGAGCTGTCAGGCTCGTGGAATAGTACAGGCGCCGATCCGAAATATCATTCCACATTTAGCCTTTATGGCAAGGTTGTCGGATCAATTTCCGACATCTACAGTCTGTACCATTTCAACCCCGCTCGATTCGACAAGAGTGTGAATTTGGCGCGGAAAAACTGCGTGTAACGCCCCAACAACTTAAGGCTTTCACGATGGTGGGGACGGGTGAAGCCGGAGCATTACATATCGGTCGGAGCGGTGCTCGCGTGGACGCTTAAGCAGGATCTTGGCGCGACTTCTCGCCTAAGTGTCTGACCCAAAAAGAAGTTGGGTGCTATCAATGACTTGTGATTCAATCGGAGTTGCGAAGCCTCGACGGAGCATCACATGTGGACTGATATCACCCGCGCCAAGCATGCCCGAAAGGGACTACGTTATTCAAGCGATTTGACGGACGCGGAATGGATGGTTCTGGAACCGCTGCTTCCGCCTCGCTCGGCGCTTGGCCGCCCGCCGAAATGGTCGCAGCGGTCTATCATGGAGGGCGTGTTTTATGTGCTGCGTAGCGGTCTGCCTTGGCGAATGCTGCCCAGGGACTTGCCGCCGGTATCGACGGTGCAGCGCTATTTCTACGCTTGGCGCGACAGCGGCCTTTGGAACACGATCAACCACCTGCTGCTGGTGGCCGTGCGTGTCGCCGCAGGTCGGGAGGCGTCGCCCAGCGCCGGCGTAATCGACAGCCAAAGCGTGAAAACCACTGAAAGCGGCGGGCTTTGTGGCTACGATGCGGGCAAGAAGATCAAAGGCCGAAAGCGCCATATCCTGACCGACACCTTGGGCCTGCTGGTCGGCGCGATCGTCCATACCGCTGACATCCAGGACCGAGACGGCGCCCCCGAGGTTCTGGCTTCTATTCGGGAAAGCTTTCCCTGGCTGCGCCACGTCTTCGCCGATGGCGGCTACGCCGGTGAAAAACTCCAGACCGCGCTCAGGGGAAAAGGTGGCTGGACCCTCGAAATCATCAAGCGATCCGACGCCGCAAAAGGCTTCGTCCTGCTCCCGCGCCGGTGGGTGGTGGAACGAACCTTCGCCTGGTTCGGCCGCAACCGACGCCTGTCCAAGGACTTCGAGCAGACCATCGAAAGCTCCACCGCTTGGCTGCTCCTCGCATCCGTTCAACTCATGACACGGCGCATCGCAAATCCATGATATCCATCAGAAATATTATGAGTCAGACTCTAAGGTACGGATGCTGCATTGCAGATTGAGGAAGGTTACGGCAAGCAAGCGGGGCTGAGTGGCTGAGAAACGCTCGAGCCGCCAACGAACAACCGGTCCGCGCGCGGCTCGACGAAGAGCAAATGGATCGGCGACTGGAAGGGTGGCGTGGCTTGCGATCGAACCGGTCGCGGATTCGTACTGCGCGTGACCGGGAAGGGCCCAAAAGCCCGAATGCTGTGCAACATCGTGTTTTTCATGTCTCACACCTTACTGACGCGCCCTGACGTCAGCACGGGCGAGACTGCGGATCAGACCCAACTGAACAGCCGCAACGGCACAGTTTGTCGACGGCTGCCGCTGTCACTGTTCGACGTCCCTTTATGTCCTCGGTCAGAAAAAGATCGAAGATCAGTACAATTTTCTTGTTCTTAAATATGATTTAATTTCGCTTGTCTTGTTGTTATTTCCTTCTCTAAACTTTGCCCATCTGCGGCGCGGGCCGCCTTCGATCAACGTTCGATGATGTCGAACTGGCATTCTGGTGGATTCTCAACGCTGACGCGGGCTTTCGCGATCGTGCGACGCGTCAGTTGCTGTTTTTGCATTTGATGTGTCGGGCGGCCCGGTCGGTCCGGGTCGGCGGAAGGAACGATTTCATGTCTGAATATGATCAAACCATAATTGTCGAGAACTACCCGGCCTCGATTGACGCCAGTACCTGGGATGACTGGTACGACCGGTCGATCAAAGACCCGGAAGCATTCTGGATGGAACACGGGCTGTGTCTCGACTGGCGCCGTCCATACACCCAAGCTCGGTCGGTGAGTTACGGGCCACAACACGTGCATATTCGCTGGTTCGAAGACGGCCTTTTGAACGCTTCGTGCAATTGCATCGACCGCCACCTCGAGTTGCGCGGAGACCAGACGGCGCTGATTTGGGAAGGAGACGAACCTGGCACAGACGAGCGGCTAACCTATCGCCAACTCCATCAAGCCGTCTGCCGCCTTGCCAATGGAATCAAGTCGCTTGGAGTTCGAAAAGGCGATTTTGTCACCATCTACCTGCCCATGATTCCAGAAGCCGCCATCGCCATGCTGGCTTGCGCACGGATCGGAGCGATCCACTCGGTAGTATTTGCCGGATTCTCGCCGGACGCTCTCGCCGACCGCGTCAGGGATTGCCGTTCCCGCCTGATCATCACCGCCGATGAGGGGGTGCGCGGAGGAAAGCGAATTCCACTGAAGCGCTACGTCGAAGAAGCACTGAAGAATTGCCCGTCAATCGAATGCTGCATCGTCATCAAAAGGACCGGGGACAGGTCGAACTGGAACGCCCAGCGTGACGTCTCTTATGACCAACTGGTCGAATCCATGGATTCGCACTGCGATCCGGAGTGGATGAGAGCAGAGGACCCTCTCTTCGTCCTTTACACGTCGGGATCGACCGGAAAGCCTAAGGGCATAGTGCATTCGACTGGAGGCTATCTCGTCGCCTGCGCTCTCAGCCACCGCTACGTTCTCGATTGCAAACCGAACGACGTCTACTGGTGCACCGCCGATGTCGGATGGGTGACTGGCCACAGCTATATCGTCTACGGTCCGCTCGCCAACGGCGCGACGACGCTGCTCTTCGAGGGAATACCGACATATCCCTCGCCGTCTCGTTTCTGGGAGATCTGCGACAAATACGGCGTCACTATTTTCTACACCGCGCCTACAGCCATCAGAGCGCTGATGCGCGAAGGCAATGCGGCCGTCGAACGCACCGGCCGCTCGTCGCTGCGGGTATTGGGTAGCGTTGGCGAGCCCATAAATCCCGAAGCGTGGCGCTGGTACTATGAAGTCGTAGGCGTCAGACGCTGTCCCGTGATTGACACCTGGTGGCAAACCGAAACCGGGGCGATCATGATCGTGCCCATTCCGGGCGTTACCCCGCTGAAGCCAGGATCTGCCACGCGCCCGTTCTTGGGAGTGGTTCCGGTAATCGTGGATCAGGATGGTCGTACGGTTGATGGCGTCGGCGAAGGAAATCTCTGTCTATCGGACGGTGGCCCCGGAATGGTCAGAACAATCCTTGGTGATCGCAAACGATTTGAGGAAACCTATTTTGCGCGGTATCCGGGCCTCTATTTCACAGGCGACGGCTGTCGACGTGACAAGGATGGGTATTACTGGATCACCGGGCGCGTCGACGACGTGATCAACGTTTCCGGGCATCGGTTGGGGACCGCCGAAATCGAGAGCGCGCTGGTCGGCAATCCGCGCGTGGCGGAAGCTGCGGTTGTTGGAATTCCGGACAGCATGAAAGGGCAGGGCATCTACGCCTTCGTGACGCTGAAACTCGGCGAGCAGGAAAACGCGAACGTCAGACGCGAACTCGTAGCAACGGTTCGGAAGAGAATCAGCCCTATCGCGACGCCCGATGTCATCCAGTGGGCTCCGGCGCTGCCAAAGACGCGATCTGGCAAGATCATGCGCAGGATCCTGCGGAAGATCGCCGAGGGTCGATCCGATGACCTTGGAGACACTTCCACACTTGCCGAACCCGACGTCGTTGCGTCCTTGATCCAAGGGCACGACGCG
This genomic interval carries:
- a CDS encoding IS5 family transposase → MWTDITRAKHARKGLRYSSDLTDAEWMVLEPLLPPRSALGRPPKWSQRSIMEGVFYVLRSGLPWRMLPRDLPPVSTVQRYFYAWRDSGLWNTINHLLLVAVRVAAGREASPSAGVIDSQSVKTTESGGLCGYDAGKKIKGRKRHILTDTLGLLVGAIVHTADIQDRDGAPEVLASIRESFPWLRHVFADGGYAGEKLQTALRGKGGWTLEIIKRSDAAKGFVLLPRRWVVERTFAWFGRNRRLSKDFEQTIESSTAWLLLASVQLMTRRIANP
- the acs gene encoding acetate--CoA ligase: MSEYDQTIIVENYPASIDASTWDDWYDRSIKDPEAFWMEHGLCLDWRRPYTQARSVSYGPQHVHIRWFEDGLLNASCNCIDRHLELRGDQTALIWEGDEPGTDERLTYRQLHQAVCRLANGIKSLGVRKGDFVTIYLPMIPEAAIAMLACARIGAIHSVVFAGFSPDALADRVRDCRSRLIITADEGVRGGKRIPLKRYVEEALKNCPSIECCIVIKRTGDRSNWNAQRDVSYDQLVESMDSHCDPEWMRAEDPLFVLYTSGSTGKPKGIVHSTGGYLVACALSHRYVLDCKPNDVYWCTADVGWVTGHSYIVYGPLANGATTLLFEGIPTYPSPSRFWEICDKYGVTIFYTAPTAIRALMREGNAAVERTGRSSLRVLGSVGEPINPEAWRWYYEVVGVRRCPVIDTWWQTETGAIMIVPIPGVTPLKPGSATRPFLGVVPVIVDQDGRTVDGVGEGNLCLSDGGPGMVRTILGDRKRFEETYFARYPGLYFTGDGCRRDKDGYYWITGRVDDVINVSGHRLGTAEIESALVGNPRVAEAAVVGIPDSMKGQGIYAFVTLKLGEQENANVRRELVATVRKRISPIATPDVIQWAPALPKTRSGKIMRRILRKIAEGRSDDLGDTSTLAEPDVVASLIQGHDALLRNAGAV